The following coding sequences are from one Leptolyngbya sp. NIES-3755 window:
- a CDS encoding polypeptide deformylase (similar to AA sequence:cyanobase_aa:LBDG_30290) produces MTEILDIIELGHPILRQQARPIDNIKDDRFQTLIDNLMATVQNANGVGIAAPQVAESYQLMIVASRPNLRYPNAPTMEPMPIINPRILAHSNETVKGWEGCLSIPGIRGNVPRYQAIELEFTDRFGKLQKMEMTDFVARIFQHEYDHFNGIVFVDRVESTRDLITEKEYQKIIFTKE; encoded by the coding sequence ATGACTGAAATTCTTGACATCATTGAATTAGGACATCCGATTCTGAGGCAGCAAGCACGACCGATCGATAACATCAAAGACGATCGCTTCCAAACCCTAATTGACAACTTGATGGCAACTGTTCAAAACGCGAATGGAGTTGGAATTGCTGCTCCACAAGTTGCCGAATCTTATCAATTAATGATTGTGGCATCGCGTCCGAATCTTCGTTATCCGAATGCTCCAACAATGGAACCGATGCCGATCATTAATCCGAGAATTTTGGCACATTCCAATGAAACGGTGAAAGGTTGGGAAGGTTGTCTAAGTATTCCGGGAATTCGTGGAAATGTCCCTCGATATCAAGCGATCGAATTGGAATTTACCGATCGTTTTGGCAAACTTCAGAAGATGGAAATGACCGATTTTGTTGCTCGAATCTTTCAACACGAATACGATCACTTTAATGGAATTGTGTTTGTCGATCGAGTCGAAAGTACCAGAGATTTGATCACTGAAAAGGAATACCAAAAGATTATCTTCACGAAAGAGTAG
- a CDS encoding hypothetical protein (similar to AA sequence:cyanobase_aa:gll2143) yields MFDHLSLGVSQIAQSIAFYDATLSPLGIKRLFNLPNVAAYGTDSHPMFWINHREGNNSFAGFHLAFQATDRASVDAFYQAAIAAGATDDGKPGVRSQYHPNYYAAFVIDPDGYRIEAVCHQ; encoded by the coding sequence ATGTTCGATCATCTTTCACTCGGTGTTTCACAGATCGCTCAAAGCATTGCTTTCTATGATGCTACCCTGTCACCGCTAGGAATCAAGAGATTGTTCAATTTACCGAATGTTGCCGCTTACGGAACTGATTCTCATCCAATGTTTTGGATTAATCATCGAGAAGGTAACAATTCATTCGCTGGATTTCATTTAGCCTTTCAAGCAACTGATCGCGCTTCTGTGGATGCTTTTTATCAAGCTGCGATCGCTGCTGGAGCGACTGACGATGGAAAACCTGGAGTACGATCGCAGTATCACCCAAACTATTACGCGGCTTTCGTGATCGATCCTGATGGCTATCGTATCGAAGCCGTTTGCCATCAATAA